In Scleropages formosus chromosome 10, fSclFor1.1, whole genome shotgun sequence, a single genomic region encodes these proteins:
- the LOC108932238 gene encoding chloride channel protein 2-like isoform X2, whose product MAGDGTEQRALQYEQTLMYGRYTQDLGVYAKEEAARLRDQGGLRRSVSERSRSIELLEYDKGRCAKCRRFPYSLEPPPQDFISVCAVRCQKFLISRVGEDWIFLILLGLLMALVSWAMDFAIAMCLQAQKWMYGGLDSNVLLQYLAWVTYPVVLITFSAGFTQILAPQAVGSGIPEMKTILRGVVLKEYLTFKTFVAKVIGLTCALGSGMPLGKEGPFVHIASLCAALLSKFMSLFGGIYENESRNIEMLAAACAVGVGCCFAAPIGGVLFSIEVTSTFFAVRNYWRGFFAATFSAFIFRVLAVWNRDEETITALFKTRFRLDFPFDLQELPAFAVIGIASGFGGALFVYFNRLIVQFIRKQKTINRFLMKKRLLYPALVTLLISTLTFPPGFGQFMAGKLTQKESLVTLLDNRTWAKQGIAEEFDYIGHSQAWKHPQVNVFVTLVLFIVMKFWMSALATTIPVPCGAFMPVFVIGAAFGRLVGESMAAWFPDGIHTDGNIYPIVPGGYAVVGAAALSGAVTHTVSTAVIVFELTGQISHILPVMIAVILANAVAQSLQPSLYDSIIRIKKLPYLPELGWGHHEKYNIRVEDIMVRDVRYITLNCSYRELHEVLLSGHLKTLALVESADSMILLGSIERSQLQALLTQQLGRPRRLEFLRQRALNARKSQEGAPQEPVQKANQEVRFQISTEESSFGPARSGTQKPLKPALKRSSVEKNSVEMPMSPHEHSGMALKSLFCAHPDAATVEDDLDLEDELTLQEIAEWEEQQLDEPVNFNNCKIDPAPFQLVERTSLHKTHTIFSLLGLDHAYVTSIGRLIGVVSLKELRKAIEGSVTVKGVKVRPPLASFRDSGTSSSETEATELHKLWDRHRNLTLPGEHRPSDSEDNKSQ is encoded by the exons TTTGTGCGGTGCGCTGTCAGAAGTTCCTCATCTCACGGGTGGGCGAAGACTGGATCTTCCTCATTCTTCTCGGCCTCCTGATGGCGCTGGTCAGCTGGGCTATGGACTTCGCCATCGCCATGTGCCTTCAAG CACAGAAGTGGATGTACGGGGGTCTCGACAGCAACGTGCTCCTTCAGTACCTGGCCTGGGTCACCTACCCCGTGGTCCTCATCACCTTCTCTGCTGGCTTCACACAGATCCTCGCCCCCCAGGCTGTTG GCTCAGGGATCCCCGAGATGAAGACGATCCTGCGGGGCGTCGTCCTCAAGGAATACCTCACCTTCAAAACGTTTGTGGCCAAGGTGATCGGGCTCACGTGCGCACTGGGCAGCGGGATGCCCCTGGGCAAggag GGCCCCTTTGTTCACATCGCCAGTCTGTGTGCGGCGCTGCTCAGCAAGTTCATGTCTCTTTTTGGAGGTATCTATGAG AACGAGTCGCGGAACATCGAGATGCTGGCGGCAGCGTGCGCCGTGGGGGTGGGCTGCTGCTTCGCCGCACCCATCGGAG gtgtGCTCTTCAGCATCGAGGTCACGTCCACCTTCTTCGCCGTGAGGAACTACTGGAGAGGCTTCTTTGCAGCCACGTTCAGCGCCTTCATCTTCCGTGTCCTCGCCGTCTGGAACAGGGACGAAG AAACCATCACTGCTCTCTTCAAGACGCGCTTCCGCCTCGACTTCCCGTTCGACCTGCAGGAGCTCCCCGCCTTCGCCGTTATTGG GATCGCCAGTGGCTTCGGGGGGGCTCTCTTTGTCTACTTTAACCGGCTGATCGTCCAGTTCATCCGCAAGCAGAAAACCATCAACCGGTTCCTCATGAAGAA acGACTGCTGTATCCTGCCTTGGTCACCCTGCTCATCTCCACACTGACCTTTCCACCTGGGTTTGGGCAGTTTATGGCTGGGAAg CTCACCCAGAAGGAGTCCCTGGTGACCCTGCTGGACAATCGAACGTGGGCAAAGCAGGGCATCGCTGAGGAGTTTGACTACATTGGTCATTCACAGGCCTGGAAGCACCCACAGGTCAACGTGTTCGTCACCCTCGTCCTCTTTATCGTCATGAAG TTCTGGATGTCAGCTCTGGCCACCACCATCCCGGTCCCCTGCGGAGCCTTCATGCCAGTCTTTGTCATCG gcgCGGCATTTGGACGGCTTGTTGGCGAAAGCATGGCAGCTTGGTTCCCTGATGGGATCCACACAGACGGGAACATCTACCCCATCGTGCCGGGTGGCTACGCTGTGGTGG GTGCGGCGGCCCTCTCCGGCGCGGTCACTCACACGGTCTCCACCGCGGTCATCGTGTTCGAGCTCACGGGTCAGATCTCGCACATCCTGCCGGTGATGATCGCGGTCATCCTGGCCAACGCCGTGGCCCAGAGCCTGCAGCCCTCACTCTACGACTCCATCATCCGCATCAAGAAGCTGCCGTACCTCCCGGAGCTGGGCTGGGGGCACCACGA gAAGTACAACATCCGTGTGGAGGACATCATGGTGCGCGATGTTCGCTACATCACACTCAACTGCAGCTACAGGGAGCTCCACGAGGTGCTGCTCTCCGGACACCTGAAGACCCTGGCGCTGGTGGAGTCCGCAG ACTCCATGATCCTGCTGGGCTCCATCGAGCGCTCACAGCTGCAGGCGCTGCTCACTCAGCAGTTGGGACGACCGCGGCGACTCGAGTTCCTGCGGCAGCGTGCCCTCAATGCCAGGAAGAGCCAGGAGGGGGCGCCGCAGGAGCCCGTGCAGAAGGCGAACCAGGAGGTCCgcttccag ATCTCCACCGAGGAGTCGTCCTTCGGTCCCGCTCGCTCCGGCACCCAGAAGCCCCTGAAGCCAGCACTCAAGCGCTCATCGGTGGAGAAGAACAGTGTGGAGATGCCCATGA GCCCCCATGAACATTCCGGAATGGCTCTAAAGAGCCTGTTCTGCGCCCACCCGGACGCTGCCACTGTGGAG GATGACCTGGACCTGGAGGATGAGTTGACCCTCCAAGAG ATTGCAGAGTGGGAGGAGCAACAGCTAGATGAGCCAGTCAACTTCAACAACTGCAAGATTGACCCTGCCCCCTTTCAGCTCGTGGAGCGAACATCACTTCACAAG ACTCACACCATCTTCTCACTGCTGGGCCTGGACCACGCCTACGTCACCAGCATCGGGCGCCTCATTGGGGTCGTGTCACTGAAGGAG CTCCGGAAGGCCATCGAGGGCTCGGTGACGGTGAAGGGGGTCAAGGTGCGCCCCCCCCTGGCCAGTTTCCGTGACAGCGGCACCAGCAGCAGCGAGACAGAGGCCACAGAGCTGCACAAGCTGTGGGATCGACACCGGAACCTGACGCTGCCGGGGGAACACCGGCCCTCTGACTCGGAGGACAACAAATCGCAGTGA
- the LOC108932238 gene encoding chloride channel protein 2-like isoform X3, with product MAGDGTEQRALQYEQTLMYGRYTQDLGVYAKEEAARLRDQGGLRRSVSERSRSIELLEYDKGRCAKCRICAVRCQKFLISRVGEDWIFLILLGLLMALVSWAMDFAIAMCLQAQKWMYGGLDSNVLLQYLAWVTYPVVLITFSAGFTQILAPQAVGSGIPEMKTILRGVVLKEYLTFKTFVAKVIGLTCALGSGMPLGKEGPFVHIASLCAALLSKFMSLFGGIYENESRNIEMLAAACAVGVGCCFAAPIGGVLFSIEVTSTFFAVRNYWRGFFAATFSAFIFRVLAVWNRDEETITALFKTRFRLDFPFDLQELPAFAVIGIASGFGGALFVYFNRLIVQFIRKQKTINRFLMKKRLLYPALVTLLISTLTFPPGFGQFMAGKLTQKESLVTLLDNRTWAKQGIAEEFDYIGHSQAWKHPQVNVFVTLVLFIVMKFWMSALATTIPVPCGAFMPVFVIGAAFGRLVGESMAAWFPDGIHTDGNIYPIVPGGYAVVGAAALSGAVTHTVSTAVIVFELTGQISHILPVMIAVILANAVAQSLQPSLYDSIIRIKKLPYLPELGWGHHEKYNIRVEDIMVRDVRYITLNCSYRELHEVLLSGHLKTLALVESADSMILLGSIERSQLQALLTQQLGRPRRLEFLRQRALNARKSQEGAPQEPVQKANQEVRFQISTEESSFGPARSGTQKPLKPALKRSSVEKNSVEMPMSPHEHSGMALKSLFCAHPDAATVEDDLDLEDELTLQEIAEWEEQQLDEPVNFNNCKIDPAPFQLVERTSLHKTHTIFSLLGLDHAYVTSIGRLIGVVSLKELRKAIEGSVTVKGVKVRPPLASFRDSGTSSSETEATELHKLWDRHRNLTLPGEHRPSDSEDNKSQ from the exons TTTGTGCGGTGCGCTGTCAGAAGTTCCTCATCTCACGGGTGGGCGAAGACTGGATCTTCCTCATTCTTCTCGGCCTCCTGATGGCGCTGGTCAGCTGGGCTATGGACTTCGCCATCGCCATGTGCCTTCAAG CACAGAAGTGGATGTACGGGGGTCTCGACAGCAACGTGCTCCTTCAGTACCTGGCCTGGGTCACCTACCCCGTGGTCCTCATCACCTTCTCTGCTGGCTTCACACAGATCCTCGCCCCCCAGGCTGTTG GCTCAGGGATCCCCGAGATGAAGACGATCCTGCGGGGCGTCGTCCTCAAGGAATACCTCACCTTCAAAACGTTTGTGGCCAAGGTGATCGGGCTCACGTGCGCACTGGGCAGCGGGATGCCCCTGGGCAAggag GGCCCCTTTGTTCACATCGCCAGTCTGTGTGCGGCGCTGCTCAGCAAGTTCATGTCTCTTTTTGGAGGTATCTATGAG AACGAGTCGCGGAACATCGAGATGCTGGCGGCAGCGTGCGCCGTGGGGGTGGGCTGCTGCTTCGCCGCACCCATCGGAG gtgtGCTCTTCAGCATCGAGGTCACGTCCACCTTCTTCGCCGTGAGGAACTACTGGAGAGGCTTCTTTGCAGCCACGTTCAGCGCCTTCATCTTCCGTGTCCTCGCCGTCTGGAACAGGGACGAAG AAACCATCACTGCTCTCTTCAAGACGCGCTTCCGCCTCGACTTCCCGTTCGACCTGCAGGAGCTCCCCGCCTTCGCCGTTATTGG GATCGCCAGTGGCTTCGGGGGGGCTCTCTTTGTCTACTTTAACCGGCTGATCGTCCAGTTCATCCGCAAGCAGAAAACCATCAACCGGTTCCTCATGAAGAA acGACTGCTGTATCCTGCCTTGGTCACCCTGCTCATCTCCACACTGACCTTTCCACCTGGGTTTGGGCAGTTTATGGCTGGGAAg CTCACCCAGAAGGAGTCCCTGGTGACCCTGCTGGACAATCGAACGTGGGCAAAGCAGGGCATCGCTGAGGAGTTTGACTACATTGGTCATTCACAGGCCTGGAAGCACCCACAGGTCAACGTGTTCGTCACCCTCGTCCTCTTTATCGTCATGAAG TTCTGGATGTCAGCTCTGGCCACCACCATCCCGGTCCCCTGCGGAGCCTTCATGCCAGTCTTTGTCATCG gcgCGGCATTTGGACGGCTTGTTGGCGAAAGCATGGCAGCTTGGTTCCCTGATGGGATCCACACAGACGGGAACATCTACCCCATCGTGCCGGGTGGCTACGCTGTGGTGG GTGCGGCGGCCCTCTCCGGCGCGGTCACTCACACGGTCTCCACCGCGGTCATCGTGTTCGAGCTCACGGGTCAGATCTCGCACATCCTGCCGGTGATGATCGCGGTCATCCTGGCCAACGCCGTGGCCCAGAGCCTGCAGCCCTCACTCTACGACTCCATCATCCGCATCAAGAAGCTGCCGTACCTCCCGGAGCTGGGCTGGGGGCACCACGA gAAGTACAACATCCGTGTGGAGGACATCATGGTGCGCGATGTTCGCTACATCACACTCAACTGCAGCTACAGGGAGCTCCACGAGGTGCTGCTCTCCGGACACCTGAAGACCCTGGCGCTGGTGGAGTCCGCAG ACTCCATGATCCTGCTGGGCTCCATCGAGCGCTCACAGCTGCAGGCGCTGCTCACTCAGCAGTTGGGACGACCGCGGCGACTCGAGTTCCTGCGGCAGCGTGCCCTCAATGCCAGGAAGAGCCAGGAGGGGGCGCCGCAGGAGCCCGTGCAGAAGGCGAACCAGGAGGTCCgcttccag ATCTCCACCGAGGAGTCGTCCTTCGGTCCCGCTCGCTCCGGCACCCAGAAGCCCCTGAAGCCAGCACTCAAGCGCTCATCGGTGGAGAAGAACAGTGTGGAGATGCCCATGA GCCCCCATGAACATTCCGGAATGGCTCTAAAGAGCCTGTTCTGCGCCCACCCGGACGCTGCCACTGTGGAG GATGACCTGGACCTGGAGGATGAGTTGACCCTCCAAGAG ATTGCAGAGTGGGAGGAGCAACAGCTAGATGAGCCAGTCAACTTCAACAACTGCAAGATTGACCCTGCCCCCTTTCAGCTCGTGGAGCGAACATCACTTCACAAG ACTCACACCATCTTCTCACTGCTGGGCCTGGACCACGCCTACGTCACCAGCATCGGGCGCCTCATTGGGGTCGTGTCACTGAAGGAG CTCCGGAAGGCCATCGAGGGCTCGGTGACGGTGAAGGGGGTCAAGGTGCGCCCCCCCCTGGCCAGTTTCCGTGACAGCGGCACCAGCAGCAGCGAGACAGAGGCCACAGAGCTGCACAAGCTGTGGGATCGACACCGGAACCTGACGCTGCCGGGGGAACACCGGCCCTCTGACTCGGAGGACAACAAATCGCAGTGA
- the LOC108932238 gene encoding chloride channel protein 2-like isoform X4 — translation MAGDGTEQRALQYEQTLMYGRYTQDLGVYAKEEAARLRDQGGLRRSVSERSRSIELLEYDKGRCAKCRRFPYSLEPPPQDFISVCAVRCQKFLISRVGEDWIFLILLGLLMALVSWAMDFAIAMCLQAQKWMYGGLDSNVLLQYLAWVTYPVVLITFSAGFTQILAPQAVGSGIPEMKTILRGVVLKEYLTFKTFVAKVIGLTCALGSGMPLGKEGPFVHIASLCAALLSKFMSLFGGIYENESRNIEMLAAACAVGVGCCFAAPIGGVLFSIEVTSTFFAVRNYWRGFFAATFSAFIFRVLAVWNRDEETITALFKTRFRLDFPFDLQELPAFAVIGIASGFGGALFVYFNRLIVQFIRKQKTINRFLMKKRLLYPALVTLLISTLTFPPGFGQFMAGKLTQKESLVTLLDNRTWAKQGIAEEFDYIGHSQAWKHPQVNVFVTLVLFIVMKFWMSALATTIPVPCGAFMPVFVIGAAFGRLVGESMAAWFPDGIHTDGNIYPIVPGGYAVVGAAALSGAVTHTVSTAVIVFELTGQISHILPVMIAVILANAVAQSLQPSLYDSIIRIKKLPYLPELGWGHHEKYNIRVEDIMVRDVRYITLNCSYRELHEVLLSGHLKTLALVESADSMILLGSIERSQLQALLTQQLGRPRRLEFLRQRALNARKSQEGAPQEPVQKANQEVRFQISTEESSFGPARSGTQKPLKPALKRSSVEKNSVEMPMSPHEHSGMALKSLFCAHPDAATVESNSSSGAPDSRKPKRVRISVVDDLDLEDELTLQEIAEWEEQQLDEPVNFNNCKIDPAPFQLVERTSLHKTHTIFSLLGLDHAYVTSIGRLIGVVSLKELRKAIEGSVTVKGVKVRPPLASFRDSGTSSSETEATELHKLWDRHRNLTLPGEHRPSDSEDNKSQ, via the exons TTTGTGCGGTGCGCTGTCAGAAGTTCCTCATCTCACGGGTGGGCGAAGACTGGATCTTCCTCATTCTTCTCGGCCTCCTGATGGCGCTGGTCAGCTGGGCTATGGACTTCGCCATCGCCATGTGCCTTCAAG CACAGAAGTGGATGTACGGGGGTCTCGACAGCAACGTGCTCCTTCAGTACCTGGCCTGGGTCACCTACCCCGTGGTCCTCATCACCTTCTCTGCTGGCTTCACACAGATCCTCGCCCCCCAGGCTGTTG GCTCAGGGATCCCCGAGATGAAGACGATCCTGCGGGGCGTCGTCCTCAAGGAATACCTCACCTTCAAAACGTTTGTGGCCAAGGTGATCGGGCTCACGTGCGCACTGGGCAGCGGGATGCCCCTGGGCAAggag GGCCCCTTTGTTCACATCGCCAGTCTGTGTGCGGCGCTGCTCAGCAAGTTCATGTCTCTTTTTGGAGGTATCTATGAG AACGAGTCGCGGAACATCGAGATGCTGGCGGCAGCGTGCGCCGTGGGGGTGGGCTGCTGCTTCGCCGCACCCATCGGAG gtgtGCTCTTCAGCATCGAGGTCACGTCCACCTTCTTCGCCGTGAGGAACTACTGGAGAGGCTTCTTTGCAGCCACGTTCAGCGCCTTCATCTTCCGTGTCCTCGCCGTCTGGAACAGGGACGAAG AAACCATCACTGCTCTCTTCAAGACGCGCTTCCGCCTCGACTTCCCGTTCGACCTGCAGGAGCTCCCCGCCTTCGCCGTTATTGG GATCGCCAGTGGCTTCGGGGGGGCTCTCTTTGTCTACTTTAACCGGCTGATCGTCCAGTTCATCCGCAAGCAGAAAACCATCAACCGGTTCCTCATGAAGAA acGACTGCTGTATCCTGCCTTGGTCACCCTGCTCATCTCCACACTGACCTTTCCACCTGGGTTTGGGCAGTTTATGGCTGGGAAg CTCACCCAGAAGGAGTCCCTGGTGACCCTGCTGGACAATCGAACGTGGGCAAAGCAGGGCATCGCTGAGGAGTTTGACTACATTGGTCATTCACAGGCCTGGAAGCACCCACAGGTCAACGTGTTCGTCACCCTCGTCCTCTTTATCGTCATGAAG TTCTGGATGTCAGCTCTGGCCACCACCATCCCGGTCCCCTGCGGAGCCTTCATGCCAGTCTTTGTCATCG gcgCGGCATTTGGACGGCTTGTTGGCGAAAGCATGGCAGCTTGGTTCCCTGATGGGATCCACACAGACGGGAACATCTACCCCATCGTGCCGGGTGGCTACGCTGTGGTGG GTGCGGCGGCCCTCTCCGGCGCGGTCACTCACACGGTCTCCACCGCGGTCATCGTGTTCGAGCTCACGGGTCAGATCTCGCACATCCTGCCGGTGATGATCGCGGTCATCCTGGCCAACGCCGTGGCCCAGAGCCTGCAGCCCTCACTCTACGACTCCATCATCCGCATCAAGAAGCTGCCGTACCTCCCGGAGCTGGGCTGGGGGCACCACGA gAAGTACAACATCCGTGTGGAGGACATCATGGTGCGCGATGTTCGCTACATCACACTCAACTGCAGCTACAGGGAGCTCCACGAGGTGCTGCTCTCCGGACACCTGAAGACCCTGGCGCTGGTGGAGTCCGCAG ACTCCATGATCCTGCTGGGCTCCATCGAGCGCTCACAGCTGCAGGCGCTGCTCACTCAGCAGTTGGGACGACCGCGGCGACTCGAGTTCCTGCGGCAGCGTGCCCTCAATGCCAGGAAGAGCCAGGAGGGGGCGCCGCAGGAGCCCGTGCAGAAGGCGAACCAGGAGGTCCgcttccag ATCTCCACCGAGGAGTCGTCCTTCGGTCCCGCTCGCTCCGGCACCCAGAAGCCCCTGAAGCCAGCACTCAAGCGCTCATCGGTGGAGAAGAACAGTGTGGAGATGCCCATGA GCCCCCATGAACATTCCGGAATGGCTCTAAAGAGCCTGTTCTGCGCCCACCCGGACGCTGCCACTGTGGAG AGCAACAGCAGCTCAGGGGCTCCTGACAGCAGGAAGCCCAAACGCGTGAGGATCTCTGTCGTG GATGACCTGGACCTGGAGGATGAGTTGACCCTCCAAGAG ATTGCAGAGTGGGAGGAGCAACAGCTAGATGAGCCAGTCAACTTCAACAACTGCAAGATTGACCCTGCCCCCTTTCAGCTCGTGGAGCGAACATCACTTCACAAG ACTCACACCATCTTCTCACTGCTGGGCCTGGACCACGCCTACGTCACCAGCATCGGGCGCCTCATTGGGGTCGTGTCACTGAAGGAG CTCCGGAAGGCCATCGAGGGCTCGGTGACGGTGAAGGGGGTCAAGGTGCGCCCCCCCCTGGCCAGTTTCCGTGACAGCGGCACCAGCAGCAGCGAGACAGAGGCCACAGAGCTGCACAAGCTGTGGGATCGACACCGGAACCTGACGCTGCCGGGGGAACACCGGCCCTCTGACTCGGAGGACAACAAATCGCAGTGA
- the LOC108932238 gene encoding chloride channel protein 2-like isoform X1, whose amino-acid sequence MLCHSHNERPPPAEFSSERAQKWMYGGLDSNVLLQYLAWVTYPVVLITFSAGFTQILAPQAVGSGIPEMKTILRGVVLKEYLTFKTFVAKVIGLTCALGSGMPLGKEGPFVHIASLCAALLSKFMSLFGGIYENESRNIEMLAAACAVGVGCCFAAPIGGVLFSIEVTSTFFAVRNYWRGFFAATFSAFIFRVLAVWNRDEETITALFKTRFRLDFPFDLQELPAFAVIGIASGFGGALFVYFNRLIVQFIRKQKTINRFLMKKRLLYPALVTLLISTLTFPPGFGQFMAGKLTQKESLVTLLDNRTWAKQGIAEEFDYIGHSQAWKHPQVNVFVTLVLFIVMKFWMSALATTIPVPCGAFMPVFVIGAAFGRLVGESMAAWFPDGIHTDGNIYPIVPGGYAVVGAAALSGAVTHTVSTAVIVFELTGQISHILPVMIAVILANAVAQSLQPSLYDSIIRIKKLPYLPELGWGHHEKYNIRVEDIMVRDVRYITLNCSYRELHEVLLSGHLKTLALVESADSMILLGSIERSQLQALLTQQLGRPRRLEFLRQRALNARKSQEGAPQEPVQKANQEVRFQISTEESSFGPARSGTQKPLKPALKRSSVEKNSVEMPMSPHEHSGMALKSLFCAHPDAATVEDDLDLEDELTLQEIAEWEEQQLDEPVNFNNCKIDPAPFQLVERTSLHKTHTIFSLLGLDHAYVTSIGRLIGVVSLKELRKAIEGSVTVKGVKVRPPLASFRDSGTSSSETEATELHKLWDRHRNLTLPGEHRPSDSEDNKSQ is encoded by the exons ATGTTATGCCACAGTCACAATGAGAGACCTCCCCCAGCCGAGTTCAGCTCAGAAAGAG CACAGAAGTGGATGTACGGGGGTCTCGACAGCAACGTGCTCCTTCAGTACCTGGCCTGGGTCACCTACCCCGTGGTCCTCATCACCTTCTCTGCTGGCTTCACACAGATCCTCGCCCCCCAGGCTGTTG GCTCAGGGATCCCCGAGATGAAGACGATCCTGCGGGGCGTCGTCCTCAAGGAATACCTCACCTTCAAAACGTTTGTGGCCAAGGTGATCGGGCTCACGTGCGCACTGGGCAGCGGGATGCCCCTGGGCAAggag GGCCCCTTTGTTCACATCGCCAGTCTGTGTGCGGCGCTGCTCAGCAAGTTCATGTCTCTTTTTGGAGGTATCTATGAG AACGAGTCGCGGAACATCGAGATGCTGGCGGCAGCGTGCGCCGTGGGGGTGGGCTGCTGCTTCGCCGCACCCATCGGAG gtgtGCTCTTCAGCATCGAGGTCACGTCCACCTTCTTCGCCGTGAGGAACTACTGGAGAGGCTTCTTTGCAGCCACGTTCAGCGCCTTCATCTTCCGTGTCCTCGCCGTCTGGAACAGGGACGAAG AAACCATCACTGCTCTCTTCAAGACGCGCTTCCGCCTCGACTTCCCGTTCGACCTGCAGGAGCTCCCCGCCTTCGCCGTTATTGG GATCGCCAGTGGCTTCGGGGGGGCTCTCTTTGTCTACTTTAACCGGCTGATCGTCCAGTTCATCCGCAAGCAGAAAACCATCAACCGGTTCCTCATGAAGAA acGACTGCTGTATCCTGCCTTGGTCACCCTGCTCATCTCCACACTGACCTTTCCACCTGGGTTTGGGCAGTTTATGGCTGGGAAg CTCACCCAGAAGGAGTCCCTGGTGACCCTGCTGGACAATCGAACGTGGGCAAAGCAGGGCATCGCTGAGGAGTTTGACTACATTGGTCATTCACAGGCCTGGAAGCACCCACAGGTCAACGTGTTCGTCACCCTCGTCCTCTTTATCGTCATGAAG TTCTGGATGTCAGCTCTGGCCACCACCATCCCGGTCCCCTGCGGAGCCTTCATGCCAGTCTTTGTCATCG gcgCGGCATTTGGACGGCTTGTTGGCGAAAGCATGGCAGCTTGGTTCCCTGATGGGATCCACACAGACGGGAACATCTACCCCATCGTGCCGGGTGGCTACGCTGTGGTGG GTGCGGCGGCCCTCTCCGGCGCGGTCACTCACACGGTCTCCACCGCGGTCATCGTGTTCGAGCTCACGGGTCAGATCTCGCACATCCTGCCGGTGATGATCGCGGTCATCCTGGCCAACGCCGTGGCCCAGAGCCTGCAGCCCTCACTCTACGACTCCATCATCCGCATCAAGAAGCTGCCGTACCTCCCGGAGCTGGGCTGGGGGCACCACGA gAAGTACAACATCCGTGTGGAGGACATCATGGTGCGCGATGTTCGCTACATCACACTCAACTGCAGCTACAGGGAGCTCCACGAGGTGCTGCTCTCCGGACACCTGAAGACCCTGGCGCTGGTGGAGTCCGCAG ACTCCATGATCCTGCTGGGCTCCATCGAGCGCTCACAGCTGCAGGCGCTGCTCACTCAGCAGTTGGGACGACCGCGGCGACTCGAGTTCCTGCGGCAGCGTGCCCTCAATGCCAGGAAGAGCCAGGAGGGGGCGCCGCAGGAGCCCGTGCAGAAGGCGAACCAGGAGGTCCgcttccag ATCTCCACCGAGGAGTCGTCCTTCGGTCCCGCTCGCTCCGGCACCCAGAAGCCCCTGAAGCCAGCACTCAAGCGCTCATCGGTGGAGAAGAACAGTGTGGAGATGCCCATGA GCCCCCATGAACATTCCGGAATGGCTCTAAAGAGCCTGTTCTGCGCCCACCCGGACGCTGCCACTGTGGAG GATGACCTGGACCTGGAGGATGAGTTGACCCTCCAAGAG ATTGCAGAGTGGGAGGAGCAACAGCTAGATGAGCCAGTCAACTTCAACAACTGCAAGATTGACCCTGCCCCCTTTCAGCTCGTGGAGCGAACATCACTTCACAAG ACTCACACCATCTTCTCACTGCTGGGCCTGGACCACGCCTACGTCACCAGCATCGGGCGCCTCATTGGGGTCGTGTCACTGAAGGAG CTCCGGAAGGCCATCGAGGGCTCGGTGACGGTGAAGGGGGTCAAGGTGCGCCCCCCCCTGGCCAGTTTCCGTGACAGCGGCACCAGCAGCAGCGAGACAGAGGCCACAGAGCTGCACAAGCTGTGGGATCGACACCGGAACCTGACGCTGCCGGGGGAACACCGGCCCTCTGACTCGGAGGACAACAAATCGCAGTGA